DNA sequence from the Tachysurus vachellii isolate PV-2020 chromosome 16, HZAU_Pvac_v1, whole genome shotgun sequence genome:
TACCTAGGTATAGATTCTGTTCAAAGGAAACACATTGTCTCATTTATTAGGACACAAGATCACCTGCCGATTAATGCACTtatctaataaagtggacattgTGTTTGTAAATTCTGCATCCTGTCTATTTAATCTGTTTCCTCagattttaatgtgtctgtgtgtctgtgtgtagaatgTTATTGGTGGCTGCCAGAGAGGGACAATGTCCAGTTCTGTTTTCCATGATACACATACGCAGAAAGACACCGATGCCTGCTGTACTGTTGCTGgtaatgtattgtattgttgtaATGGCTGCTTCTACTGAATCATATATATTTGGTTTTACTGTTATTGCCTTTTCTCCTCAAGGGAGCATGAAAATATTATAAGTATTAGAACAAACACACGAATATGTATCTATacactctgaccaatcagatataAGCATTTATGCACTTTGTGGAATGTAACACTGTTTTAATGTAAGTTTTGTTCACCAGCGTTTAGTTGATGCAGTAACAACAGGCGGTTACTGGAAAATACTTAACACCAGTATAGTAAGAGTAACTCTGCTTGACTTGTGGCTGCATTGAATAAACCCATCTgtgaatatttttcattaacaaaaCGTTTCATTTTGTTCGATCCCTTATGTATGATGGACTGTCTCACTTCTTGTTGTTACAGTCCCCTCTAACTGTGATCATGGTGGCAAAAGGAGAAATTTATCAGTTGATCAACTTCGCTTTCTTCTCACGCTGGCTCTTTGTTGCCTTGGTTACGCTGGGGCTCGTCGTCCATCGCTATCGATTCCCAGACCATCCAAAAGCTTTTAAGGTTTCAAACTAGATAATGAACTTACTTATTTCATAACCACAAtgataacaatattaaaaaatatatatatttttttttttgctgttttatcaCTGCAGATGTTTTGAATGACATGTTTATAAAAGATCAAATTGTTGATtaaatttgtgaaataaaagctgaaatgagagcatctgtctgtctgtctgtctgtctgtctgtctgtctgtctgtctatctatctatctatctatctatctatctactgtatctatctatctatctatctatctatctatctatctatctatctatctatctatctatctatctatctatctatctatctatgcatgAGCCTAGGTTCCTCTGGCTGTTCCTGTCATCTTCACAGTGGTGTGCTTCTTCATTGTGGGTCTGTCTCTGTATTCAGACCCCTGGAACACAGGTTACAGTTTGGGTGTTACATTCACTGGGATCCCAGTGTACTACCTGACCGTGAAACACTCATATggacacctgtcaatcacaggggCTATGTGACTATGCAGTTTGTAATAAGCACTATACAAATCAAACTgacttaatttaattgaatattgAATAGAATTTCTTATACTGTTacttctttttcattctttatatgagttctcccctcccctcctcttcctcacccctcccctccccttcctcaccCCTCCCCTTCTTCAGctgtgcatttactaaatgagcactgtgctacgTCCGAACtgaccccccccacacacacacacgcacacacacgcacacatacacatacacacacatacacatacacacacacacatacacacacatacacactaacacacacacatacacaaacacacacacacatacacttacacacaaacacatatacatacacacacacacatacactaacacacatacacacagacacatacacacagacacacacacacatacacaaacacacatacacacacacgcacatacagtacacacagacacatacactaacacacacacatacacaaacacacatacacacacacatacactaacacacacaaacacatacacacacacacacacacacacacacatacacacacacaccttaaaatGAGTTGttttaagttcccgtggaaagtttccggaaatttaccggaaatttgcaggaaactttccgcccctttgcaacactactctggttaagggtgtctgctaaatgctgtaaatgtaaaatctccTCTCCTTAATTTGTGCTTTCGgttgattaatgaatgaattagttcattaatttatttatgttgctAATGTAAATGGAGGCCGATAATCCTCACGAGGAGGAAACGGCCGTTTCAAAGAAACGAAGCCGATGAGACGCAGAACAAATCTTCTCAATCCGTCTCTGCATCTGCACAAGACGGCATCCTCGTCGTGGACCATCCCACTAGGCCTGACACACAAGTGGTCGTTATACCAAAAACCGCCGATCTTCAGAGCGCCCTCGATTTGCGGACTGCCAAGAGGAAGGAACGTGGTACTCAGGGGCCAAACAAGTTCATTTTGCTGAGTGGAAGCAGTGGATCTGAGGATGGAGTTAAAGCTCTGTTCCAGGCCACATCAGAGACTAAAAACCTCCTCCGACCTGAAGCAGGTGTAGCTGGAAATGACCAAACTCTACCAAACAGTGGATGTACGTGCTAATTTATACAGCGTATCCTATATATTATTCCTTCTTTATTCCTTAGTGTTTATTCAGTTGTTCATTCTGCTGTTTGTGTTAGTGCCAGTGAAAAATGAGCCAAACTGCAGCGTGTTAGATGACAGCCTGACAAACATCCAGTGGTTGGGGAAAATGAGCACGCAAGTCTCGGGTCCCGAAGCAGGAAAGAAAGACTCTGACAAAGAGAATTTCGATGGCTGTGTACAGCTCCAGGAggtattgtttatatattgtttgGAGTCCTTTTCTAAAGCATCTTATTTCTCTGCACTCGCTAATTTTTAGTCTGTATCGTTTCTACAGAGTCTCAAATCATACACACTTCCTTAAAGTTCCCTTTAGATTAAATCCATATCATCAGTGTTTACTGTACTTCATTTAGCATTAACAAGATGGCTGTTCTTTAGATGTAAACCCTGTAGGCTGTTGGATTTCCTTTTattattgtacaaaaaaaaaaaaaaacagattctgtTTCCCTTTTTTAGCCACAACACACCCGTACTTCAGGAATATAGTTAAACCTGGCTGGAAGgtaacacattatttttttatatatttatttgactttaatCCTATGTGAGcagactttattatttttatcatctaAGGGAAAtgaattactgtgttattactgtatgttttatctgtttttttctttcttttttctctccctatTAGAACTCCATTCGCCATAACCTTTCCTTGCACGACATGTTCATCAGAGAGAGCACACCAGACGGCAAGATCTCCTACTGGACCATTAAACCTGAAGCAAACCGCTGTCTGACATTAGACCAGGTGTACAAGGTGAACAGAAatctttctctgtatttaaaacTACTTTTAAGGCTTAACCTTTAAGTTTCTTTACAAACGTGGACATGACCTCTTCTCTTCCCCGACCCTGCCACAGCCTGCCTTTGATCCAGCGGCCTCCTCTTTCCCACAAGCCATGCAAGTCTGTTACCAACAAGTAAGCCActttttccccttctttttttccctctcctccttctcacagtcagacagacagagaggacacACGGTTCATCACCTTCTCCAAAGATCACACTTATTTTATTCCAGGATTTGAGTCGTCAAGGCAGAAAGCAGGAAGTTTAAGTCTAAACTATACCATGTCTCCTGTTTTGATCCATGTTCTTGGCATCCTCGTGTCAttctctgtaaataaaaactgtaaactaGTTTGGAAACTGACAGGTTTTGTTTCTCTCCAGCAACAGAAGCGAGTTATGGCTGATCCTAAGAAAGCTACAGTCTGCACTACAGGTGGGTAAACATGGGTTTCCTGATGATATTTGTTCTGATTTACTGGATTTTTCTGCATTATGTATAAGGGTTTCATTTTCTGGAGTTTTATTGAGTATTAAAGTGGAggacctcatataactgctgctattaacACAGATATTTTAGTAAATCGTACAGTATTTCATCTCTTTTTAACCGCTTTCCACCTGCCAGGAAAATATCCGTTGATGCTAGCATGATGTTAAAAGATCAACAAACTAATATTTTGATTTGAATTTGAGCTTTCACACCTTCACTGCAAAGGTTTTTGACCTAGACAGATGCTCACATGTAGCTAAACAGGACTAGAGACGAGGTCAGGGATGTTAAACGTCACCACGCCGAACTGTTTTTCTACTCGATTAttctcttttcattcattccgATTCATCCACAATAAGAGCAGAGTGGATGCTTATTAGCAAACTTTGCCGATTGTACTTAGGCTTCAAATTATATAAGCACAGTAAATGAGATcttagataaaaaataatttgacgGCCACCAAGACAGTGATtgattttgtttggttttgtctcCAGAGAGGAAAATGAAGCCTCTTCTGCCTCGTACGGACTCGTACTTTGTGCCCATTCAACTACCTCTGACTCCATCTCTCTTCCTGCCCTCATCGGCAGCGGCGCTTTCTCTGTCCACTCCTCAGCAGACCTCCACTGCTTCCAATCCCGTCTCCAGATCAGGGTGCAAGAGGCTTTGCATTGTTCCTAAGGTTAGTTATGCTCACATAGAAACTGATACATATAAAGTAAGAACAGGAACTCATCTACTTCGTTGTTTAAAAGGTCCCCAAGGGTGAATCCAGTGTGGTGGTGATGTCTGCCCCGGTTGCTGAAGTAAAGgaagaacgtgtgtgtgtacgtcagTGAACCCTGCAGCAGCAAACAGAAAGTGATGAGCAGCTCGCGTCGGAAGCAGCGTCTAGTCCCACTTTCCAACGAGGAGCCTGTTCTGCTCTTTCCAGACAGCACTTTCTTCGATTCCGGCTTGGTCTCGGATGTCTCCACCTTTCAGGAAATGGAGTGTGATCTGGAGCCCCGGCAAGACTTGCAGTTGCAAAGCAAAACCTTTAAAACCCCTGACAAAGGGAGCCACCCAGCTTCCTCCACACCCAGCAATTCACCGGAGCCGTGGAAGAGCACGCCGCTGGATAAAGGGAACCGCAGCGTTATGGATTTCAGCCCGATCAGAACACCGCCGCAGAGGCACGAGCACAGCGAGTTGAGCTTCTGCAGCACGCCTTTCAGAGACCTGCCACAGTTCGGTTTCCCCCGTGAGCTGCTCGCTTCCTGTTCCCACGAGCAGCAAACGGAATCTAGCAACCACTCGCTCACCGAGGATTTTGTACTGGACACCATGAACGACAGCCTGAATAACATCTTAATGGACATCAGCTTCTCTGGGCTGGAGGATGACGACCTGGACATGGCCAACCTCAGCTGGTCACAGTTTATTCCTGAGCTAAAATTAGATgcatcactttaaaaaaaaactctattcATGCTGCTCACATGCTTTTTTAACTGCCTTTTTGCaatgtttgtatatatgttttagaataaatgataaagttatgttttaacacatCTCCCAGTCCTGGTCTCTTGCATGCGTTGGCTTTGTCGTCATCACAATCTATgtgtattgtttaaaataatcttataagtgaatatatatatatatcatgtactgtaatagcctagtggttaaggtgttgggctaccaatcggaaggttgtgagtttgatcccaggttgccagcaagctgccactattgggcccctgagcaaggcccttaaagctcagttgtacaaaaatgagataatgtaagtcgctctggttaagggtgtctgctaaattctgtaaatggaAAATCTCCTCTCCTTAATTTCTGCTTTCGgttgattaatgaatgaattagttcattaatttatttatattgctgatataaatgcaaatatacaTTTCTACATATCACTATAAAAGAAGAGAATACACTTGTGCTGAGGAAGGCTCACTGCCGCTGACTACTCGGCATCAGAAGAGCTTGAGACTAATCTAATGGAGTCTAACAGTGGGAGAGAGGGGATGAGGAGATGAAGACTTGTTTGAGCCCCGAGTCATTATATGgactaatacatttaaatttattactattattctgTAGTGTAGAAGGGACTCTGTAGGGCTTATAAAAGGGGACGGTGTTACGGTGTTAGTCGGCAATCGGTTACAGTGTTAGTTGGCAATCAGTTACAGTGTTAGTTGGCAATCGGTTACGATTTCACATCGGCGAGATCAGAAACTAAAGGATAAACCGAGATCTGATATAATATGGAGGTTTGCGTCCATTCTTATTAATTTGCTTGCTTACGTGTAAACGCGTGTAGTCACGTGTACATACAGCCATAGGCTCCTTTGTGTTAGCATTGAGCTAGTAGGCTATGTAGCAGGATGAAAtgacataaacaacaacaatctcATACTTTAGTTAATAAAACTGTAACAGATCATTATGTTAGATTTGGATAAGAAAACAACAGCAATGTGATCCAGCCATGTGGTGTAGATTAGTGCTGCTGTATCACATAGTTACAGTAACTACACAGTGACGCAGAAcagatcctgacctccctggggccctaagcaaaattctgctaaggggccctcctaccttatctttactgagggatgtacaTTCATatagacctggcattatgctcattccaatgtaaatccactggtttccatattgcattaacgttgttgtaaccttgattgagagactataaacattgtcatttaggagtgctatcacgctactttttgtactggtcccaacacagatgttgctgctggaaagcgcgcgtgtcatttcgtgcacgattgcacgcgcatatgaacgcatgtgcacgcgcggcgcggttatcgagctgccgtttatagtttaatgttgaaaaaaataatctgagGTTTTTATGAAAAAAGTTACATATATTCTCCCCAGAAAGCAAGATGGCAATACTTGTACAGttaggatagatagatagatagatagatagatagatagatagatagatagatagatagatagatagatagatagatagatagaaaatacTAGTAGTGTTGGGTAGATAAATTTTACTATTAGACTaataaaaagatataataattttgtatttcatattttaatatttttggatttacaatttatttcatttcaaatttcatttcgATTTTGCTGATCTCTTCATTTCTCTATATCAAGGATTTGATGAGAGTCAACATGTAAATGATTATACTTTGTACAgcattctgaataaaaaaagacacacacacacgcaaacacacacacacacacacacacacacacacacacacacacacacatgcaaacatacacacacacacacacacacacacacgcaaacacacacacacacacacacacacacacacacacacacacacacacacacacacacacacacacacacgcacacacacacacatgcaaacatatacacacacacacacacacacacgcaaacacacacacacacacacacacacacacacacgcgcaaacatacacacacacacacacacacacacacacacacacgcacacacacaagcatgcaaacatatatacacacacacaaacacacacacgcaaacacacacacaaacacacacgcaaacacacacacatacgctgaAGACGCCAGTGTCGCGCTTTGGAAGTGAAGCGCAAACCGTGCGTAAAGCGCGTCTTCTTGTATCATTGGCAACATCACTGAATGAGGAAgagacacaataataataataataataataataataataataataataataataataataataataataataaagaaagacagaaagagatgtttaatagtgtttaatGATAGTGTTTAGATCTGTAAAATATCTGGACATTAAAACGTTccgctgtttgtttttaaaacttgAATAAATCTCCAGCAAGATGACGTCATGTTCTAGAAGTTCAGACCATCAGACCATCGATAGTTAGAGACAGAGCAACACAGTGAACAGCGATTAGCAGCAATTTTACAAGAATTACAACAAAAGGAAGCAGGTGTATGTGAGATTGGCCCTGCGAAAAGGAGAACGCCAGGCACAGCTTGCCCATCAGAAGGATCAGAATATGTTTGATGACCCAGCCATCACCACAGCTTCCTCTGAGGACACCAGCCAAGCCGTCTTTGCCATTAAGACAGCTCCTTCTGAGGACTCCGTCTCAGTTTTTGAGACAGCTCCCCCTGAGGACATCGTCCCAGACTTTAAAACAGCTCCAGCTATAGAAAGAGCTCCAGCTGAAGCTCCAGCTGCTGCACTGTCAGACACTGTTAAAGCCAAAGCTGCAGATGAGGAGTCGTCTACATCTGTGGCTAATGTGGATGATGTGCAGCTGGACGACAGCACAAAAGTAagaacaaaccacacacacacacacacacacacacacacacacacacacacacacacacacacacacacaaacaataatattctgcatgcttattattataatatagtttatgatagattataacatttataatatctaaatgtgtgattctagtataataataataataataataataataataataataataataataataataataataataataataataataataataataataataataataataatttatgttcCCAGGATGCACCCACATCTACACCAAGTGGGAAACGCTTGACCATCTATATGCTGGAGTCTGCAGCACTAGACGATCAGATACAGATGGCCTgtgagtttcacacacacacttacacacaaacacacacacatacctctgTCTCGTATACACTTCTGCTCAGCAGCTCAGCCTTTTAATCCATGTTTTTCTGCCTTCATCTCCTTTTTGCTTTGGTTACTCAGTATTAACACATAGAAAGAGTCtgagccccgccccttttccaTGATTGGATGGCCATttctattctctctcacacacctcacactttctctctctctttctctctgcagatGACTACATGCTTCCTCTGGTCGAGAAAATCCACCCCTCTCTGGCCAGTAAGATCACATGGATGCTAATAGAGGGAGAGAACAACTTTGAAATCATGAATATGATTAGTGTTCCTGAGCTCCTGCGTGCCAGGgtgagcacacacacccacacacacacacacacacacacacacacacacacacacacacacacacacactgatacactgatgcATAAATATCTTTGACATGATAGATTAGCTTTGGCCATTTAAAGACCAATCCCCACCCATTTATCCCTCGTTTtttacttctgtgtgtgtgtgtttttgtaggtACATGAAATGGACTCCCTACTGAAGGCACGAGAATCTGGTCACAAGCCGGTGAGAATCTTTAATCATAATTGGACATGTTCTGATATTGATTCACAGGGTTACACagggatttaaataaaactcaaaagTCATTTCTGACTTCTGCATTTCTCTTTCAGGAAACCCTGAAGATGATGTACAGACACAAGACcagcagaaacaga
Encoded proteins:
- the LOC132859224 gene encoding polyadenylate-binding protein 1A-like produces the protein MFDDPAITTASSEDTSQAVFAIKTAPSEDSVSVFETAPPEDIVPDFKTAPAIERAPAEAPAAALSDTVKAKAADEESSTSVANVDDVQLDDSTKDAPTSTPSGKRLTIYMLESAALDDQIQMAYDYMLPLVEKIHPSLASKITWMLIEGENNFEIMNMISVPELLRARVHEMDSLLKARESGHKPETLKMMYRHKTSRNRKKKNNKNK